The Pseudomonas kermanshahensis genome contains a region encoding:
- a CDS encoding ABC-type transport auxiliary lipoprotein family protein, translating to MKPSLRLLALAAAMSLASACSILPPSEPVDLYRLPVNQPSRVATPLDWSLRLNKPLASEVLAGPRITVIPQGDVVSSYKGARWSDAVPVLLRNRLLDGFQRDGQVQRLSADDSNLQADYELAGELQAFQSEYRPDGAVEVVIRYDARLVQGRSQRILASKRFEIRRPLADKQVAAVVAGFGAASDQLAGQVVAWTVAQAAQAQPKNQ from the coding sequence ATGAAACCTTCGCTGCGCCTTTTGGCCCTGGCGGCCGCGATGAGCCTGGCCAGTGCCTGCTCGATCCTGCCGCCAAGCGAACCTGTGGACCTCTATCGCCTGCCCGTGAACCAGCCAAGCCGCGTTGCCACACCGCTGGACTGGTCGCTGCGGCTGAACAAACCGCTGGCCAGCGAAGTGCTGGCCGGCCCACGGATCACGGTGATTCCACAAGGGGACGTGGTCAGCAGCTACAAGGGCGCACGCTGGAGCGACGCTGTGCCGGTACTGTTACGCAACCGCCTGCTCGACGGGTTCCAGCGTGACGGCCAGGTGCAGCGCCTGAGCGCCGACGACAGCAACCTGCAGGCGGACTACGAGCTGGCCGGCGAACTGCAGGCGTTTCAAAGCGAGTACCGCCCGGACGGGGCAGTGGAGGTGGTGATTCGTTACGATGCGCGGCTGGTCCAGGGCCGTAGCCAGCGCATCCTGGCCAGCAAACGGTTCGAAATCCGCCGGCCGTTGGCCGACAAGCAGGTCGCGGCTGTCGTCGCAGGCTTCGGTGCGGCCAGCGACCAGCTGGCAGGGCAGGTGGTGGCCTGGACAGTCGCCCAGGCCGCGCAGGCTCAGCCGAAGAACCAGTAG
- the gltP gene encoding glutamate/aspartate:proton symporter GltP, producing the protein MKKAKLSLAWQIVIGLVLGVAIGALLNHFSAEKAWWISNVLQPAGDIFIRLIKMIVVPIVISSLIVGIAGVGDAKKLGSIGLKTIIYFEVVTTIAIVVGLVLANLFHPGAGIDMSTLGTVDISKYQATAAEVQHEHAFIETLLNLIPSNIFAALMRGEMLPIIFFSVMFGLGLSSLQAELRDPLVRTFQAVSETMFKVTHMIMNYAPIGVFALIAVTVANFGFSSLLPLAKLVLLVYFAIAFFAFMVLGLVARVFGFSVIKIMRIMKDELILAYSTSSSETVLPRVIEKMEKYGAPKSICSFVVPTGYSFNLDGSTLYQSIAAIFIAQLYGIDLSWSQQLLLVLTLMVTSKGIAGVPGVSFVVLLATLGSVGIPLEGLAFIAGVDRIMDMARTALNVVGNALAALVIARWEGMYDAAKGEQYYASLMADKQEAAVVGQTAKR; encoded by the coding sequence ATGAAGAAGGCAAAACTGAGCCTCGCCTGGCAGATCGTTATCGGTCTGGTCCTGGGCGTTGCAATCGGCGCGCTACTGAATCATTTCAGTGCGGAAAAGGCATGGTGGATCAGCAACGTCCTCCAGCCCGCTGGTGACATCTTCATTCGCCTGATCAAGATGATCGTCGTCCCGATCGTGATTTCGTCGCTGATCGTGGGCATCGCCGGAGTTGGCGACGCGAAGAAACTGGGCAGCATCGGCCTCAAGACCATCATCTACTTCGAAGTGGTGACCACCATCGCCATCGTCGTCGGTCTGGTGTTGGCCAACCTGTTCCACCCGGGCGCCGGCATCGACATGAGCACCCTGGGTACCGTGGACATCTCCAAGTACCAGGCCACCGCGGCCGAAGTGCAGCATGAGCACGCGTTCATCGAAACCCTGCTGAACCTGATCCCGTCGAACATCTTCGCAGCGCTGATGCGTGGCGAAATGCTGCCGATCATCTTCTTCTCGGTAATGTTCGGCCTGGGCCTGTCGAGCCTGCAGGCAGAACTGCGCGACCCGCTGGTGCGTACCTTCCAGGCTGTGTCGGAGACCATGTTCAAGGTCACCCACATGATCATGAACTACGCCCCGATTGGCGTATTTGCCCTGATCGCCGTGACCGTCGCCAACTTCGGCTTCAGCTCGCTGCTGCCGCTGGCCAAGCTGGTGTTGCTGGTGTACTTCGCCATCGCCTTCTTCGCCTTCATGGTGCTGGGCCTGGTGGCGCGCGTGTTCGGCTTCTCGGTGATCAAGATCATGCGCATCATGAAAGATGAGCTGATCCTGGCCTACTCCACCTCCAGCTCCGAAACCGTGCTGCCACGGGTGATCGAGAAGATGGAGAAGTACGGTGCGCCGAAGTCGATCTGCTCGTTCGTGGTACCGACTGGCTACTCGTTCAACCTCGATGGTTCGACCCTGTACCAGAGCATTGCGGCAATCTTCATTGCCCAGCTGTATGGCATTGACCTGTCGTGGAGCCAGCAGCTGCTGCTGGTCCTGACCCTGATGGTCACCTCCAAAGGCATTGCCGGTGTACCGGGCGTATCCTTCGTGGTACTGCTGGCGACCCTGGGCAGCGTAGGCATCCCGCTGGAAGGCCTGGCCTTCATCGCCGGTGTCGACCGCATCATGGACATGGCCCGTACCGCACTGAACGTGGTCGGCAATGCCCTGGCCGCGCTGGTTATCGCACGTTGGGAAGGCATGTACGACGCTGCCAAGGGCGAGCAGTACTACGCCTCGCTGATGGCCGACAAGCAGGAAGCTGCAGTGGTTGGCCAGACCGCCAAACGCTGA
- a CDS encoding ABC transporter permease, which produces MEPMTTPPSATLDTNQHPACLRITGDWTLAHYASLKRESDQLRTQCSSDTVADLSQLGRLDTAGASLLAELLGSERLSHCTDSLPDASRALLKNVYCSVQDYCIPVKEAERPVLLLLLERIGRAVNTLWQDTRQLLGFVGLILETLLRRAFQPHRWRLTPVVAHIEQTGLDAAPIVALLTFLVGAVVAFLGATVLAAFGATIFTVDLVAFSFLREFAVLLTAILMAGRTASAFTAQIGSMKANEEIDAIRTLGLNPMELLVVPRVLALLISLPLLTFLAMICGIVGGAVVCALSLDISPAMFLSLLQTDIGVQHFLVGLAKAPFFAFLIAAIGCLEGFKVSGSAESVGAHTTSAVVQSIFVVIVLDAVAALFFMEMGW; this is translated from the coding sequence ATGGAGCCTATGACCACCCCCCCCAGCGCCACCCTGGACACCAACCAGCACCCCGCCTGCCTGCGCATTACCGGTGATTGGACCCTGGCCCACTACGCCAGCCTCAAGCGCGAAAGCGACCAATTGCGCACGCAATGCAGCAGCGACACCGTTGCCGACCTCAGCCAACTGGGCCGCCTCGACACCGCCGGCGCCTCGCTGCTGGCCGAACTGCTCGGTTCCGAGCGCCTGTCCCATTGCACCGACAGCCTGCCCGACGCCAGCCGCGCCCTGCTCAAGAACGTCTACTGCTCCGTCCAGGACTACTGCATCCCGGTCAAGGAAGCAGAACGCCCGGTGCTGCTGTTGCTGCTGGAGCGCATCGGCCGTGCCGTCAATACCCTTTGGCAAGACACCCGGCAATTGCTCGGCTTCGTCGGCCTGATTCTGGAAACCCTGCTGCGAAGGGCCTTCCAGCCGCACCGCTGGCGGCTTACCCCGGTGGTCGCTCACATTGAGCAGACCGGCCTGGACGCCGCCCCCATCGTGGCCTTGCTGACCTTCCTGGTAGGCGCGGTGGTGGCGTTTCTCGGCGCCACGGTGCTGGCTGCCTTTGGCGCGACCATCTTTACCGTCGACCTGGTGGCGTTCTCGTTTCTGCGTGAATTCGCCGTGCTGTTGACCGCAATCCTCATGGCCGGCCGCACGGCCAGTGCCTTCACCGCGCAGATCGGCTCGATGAAGGCCAACGAAGAAATCGACGCCATCCGCACCCTGGGCCTGAACCCGATGGAGTTGCTGGTCGTGCCCCGGGTGTTGGCCCTGCTGATCTCGTTGCCGCTGCTGACCTTCCTCGCGATGATCTGTGGCATCGTCGGCGGCGCGGTGGTCTGCGCGCTGTCGCTGGACATCTCACCGGCCATGTTCCTGTCGCTGCTGCAAACCGACATCGGTGTGCAGCACTTCCTCGTCGGCCTGGCCAAGGCGCCGTTTTTCGCCTTCCTGATCGCTGCCATCGGCTGCCTTGAAGGCTTCAAGGTCAGTGGCAGTGCAGAATCCGTAGGGGCACACACCACCTCGGCAGTGGTGCAGTCGATTTTCGTGGTCATCGTGCTGGACGCGGTGGCGGCACTGTTCTTCATGGAGATGGGCTGGTGA
- a CDS encoding inhibitor of vertebrate lysozyme family protein, whose translation MSRKLCTALAAALLLGGSAGAMAANDGQVRVDQLLGSDPEYREAWEDTIKGEERLPDWVVNLTGSAQEQMSAVTEDGDQYLVGPLCETADNCTYKRLIVAFSWDKDDAYGMLVEVPEGLPSDKSPTRHAQYRWLGKPDDGMKAMLREQLKRDPKWY comes from the coding sequence ATGAGCAGGAAGCTTTGCACTGCCCTGGCTGCCGCCTTGTTGCTGGGCGGCAGTGCAGGGGCGATGGCGGCCAATGACGGCCAGGTCCGGGTCGACCAATTGCTCGGCTCGGACCCTGAATACCGGGAAGCGTGGGAGGACACGATCAAGGGCGAGGAACGGCTGCCCGATTGGGTAGTCAACCTCACCGGCAGTGCCCAGGAGCAGATGTCGGCAGTCACCGAGGACGGTGACCAGTACCTGGTCGGCCCCCTGTGCGAAACGGCGGACAACTGCACCTACAAACGCCTGATCGTGGCGTTCAGTTGGGACAAGGACGATGCCTACGGGATGCTCGTAGAGGTACCCGAAGGCTTGCCGAGCGATAAGTCGCCTACCCGTCATGCGCAGTACCGCTGGCTTGGCAAGCCGGATGACGGCATGAAGGCGATGTTGCGCGAGCAACTCAAGCGTGACCCGAAATGGTACTGA
- a CDS encoding ABC transporter ATP-binding protein, which translates to MSGRETVIEARGICNRFGSQSVHENLDLDLYRGEILAVVGGSGSGKSVLLRSIIGLRRPNEGQIKVFGQDLAELREEQRSLVERRFGVLFQKGALFSSLTITENVALPLIEHAGLSRADAEHLAGVKLALAGLPISAADKYPASLSGGMIKRAALARALALDPDILFLDEPTAGLDPIGAAAFDQLILTLRDALGLSVFLITHDLDTLYTITDRIAVLSQKKVLVAGPLAEVEQANDPWIQEYFHGPRGRAAEQAAARPRQER; encoded by the coding sequence GTGAGCGGGCGCGAAACAGTCATCGAGGCCCGGGGCATCTGTAACCGCTTCGGCAGCCAGAGCGTGCATGAAAACCTCGACCTGGACCTGTACCGGGGCGAGATCCTGGCCGTGGTCGGCGGCTCGGGTAGCGGCAAATCGGTGCTGCTGCGCAGCATCATTGGCCTGCGCCGGCCCAACGAAGGGCAGATCAAGGTATTCGGCCAAGACCTGGCCGAGCTGCGCGAAGAGCAGCGTTCGTTGGTCGAGCGGCGCTTCGGCGTGCTGTTCCAGAAGGGTGCGCTGTTCTCGTCGCTGACCATCACCGAAAACGTCGCCTTGCCGCTGATCGAGCATGCTGGCTTGTCCCGCGCGGATGCCGAGCACCTGGCCGGGGTCAAGCTGGCCCTGGCCGGGCTGCCGATTTCGGCCGCCGACAAATACCCGGCCTCGCTGTCCGGCGGCATGATCAAGCGCGCGGCGCTGGCACGCGCCTTGGCCCTGGACCCGGACATCCTGTTCCTCGATGAACCCACCGCGGGCCTCGACCCGATCGGCGCCGCCGCGTTCGACCAGTTGATCCTGACCCTGCGCGACGCACTGGGCCTCTCGGTGTTCCTCATCACCCACGACCTGGACACCCTCTACACCATCACCGACCGCATCGCGGTGCTGTCGCAGAAGAAGGTGCTGGTGGCCGGCCCCCTGGCCGAGGTCGAGCAAGCCAACGACCCCTGGATTCAAGAATACTTTCACGGCCCCCGCGGGCGTGCAGCCGAACAGGCCGCCGCCCGCCCGAGGCAGGAGCGCTGA
- a CDS encoding DUF1328 domain-containing protein yields the protein MLSWAITFLIIAIVAAVLGFGGIAGAATGIAKILFIVFLVLFVASFFFGRGRG from the coding sequence ATGCTGAGTTGGGCTATCACTTTCCTCATCATCGCCATTGTCGCCGCCGTACTGGGCTTCGGTGGTATCGCTGGCGCCGCTACGGGTATCGCGAAGATCCTGTTCATCGTCTTCCTGGTCCTGTTCGTAGCCTCCTTCTTCTTTGGACGTGGTCGAGGTTGA
- the algB gene encoding sigma-54-dependent response regulator transcription factor AlgB produces MESAQDNQGRILLVDDESAILRTFRYCLEDEGYSVATANSAAQAETLLQRQVFDLCFLDLRLGEDNGLDVLAQMRIQAPWMRVVIVTAHSAIDTAVDAIQAGAADYLVKPCSPDQLRLATAKQLEVRQLSARLEALEGEVRKPKDGLDSHSPAMMVVLETARQVATTDANILILGESGTGKGELARAIHGWSKRARKACVTINCPSLNAELMESELFGHTRGAFTGASESTLGRVSQADGGTLFLDEIGDFPLTLQPKLLRFIQDKEYERVGDPVTRRADVRILAATNLNLEEMVRESRFREDLLYRLNVITLHLPPLRERSEDILTLADRFLARFVKEYSRPARGFSDEARAALLNYRWPGNIRELRNVVERASIICPQERVEISHLGMGEQPAGNAPRVGAALSLDELERAHIGAVLAASDTLDQAAKTLGIDASTLYRKRKQYNL; encoded by the coding sequence ATGGAATCAGCCCAGGACAACCAAGGCCGCATTCTGCTGGTGGATGACGAGTCCGCGATCCTGCGCACCTTCCGCTACTGCCTCGAAGACGAAGGCTATAGCGTGGCCACCGCCAACAGTGCCGCCCAAGCCGAAACCTTGTTGCAACGCCAGGTGTTCGACCTGTGCTTCCTCGACCTGCGCCTGGGCGAGGACAACGGCCTCGACGTGCTGGCGCAGATGCGCATCCAGGCCCCCTGGATGCGGGTGGTGATCGTGACCGCGCATTCGGCGATCGACACCGCGGTGGATGCCATCCAGGCAGGGGCGGCCGATTACCTGGTCAAGCCCTGCAGCCCAGACCAGCTGCGCCTGGCCACCGCCAAACAGCTGGAAGTGCGCCAACTGTCGGCACGCCTCGAAGCCCTTGAAGGCGAGGTGCGCAAACCCAAGGACGGCCTCGACTCGCACAGCCCGGCCATGATGGTGGTGCTGGAAACGGCGCGCCAGGTTGCAACCACCGATGCCAACATCCTCATCCTGGGCGAGTCCGGCACCGGTAAGGGCGAGCTGGCCCGCGCCATTCATGGCTGGAGCAAGCGTGCGCGCAAAGCCTGCGTCACCATCAACTGCCCCTCGCTGAATGCCGAGCTCATGGAAAGCGAGCTGTTCGGCCATACCCGCGGCGCCTTCACCGGTGCCAGCGAGAGCACCCTTGGCCGGGTCAGCCAGGCCGACGGCGGCACGTTGTTCCTGGATGAAATCGGTGATTTCCCACTGACCTTGCAGCCTAAGCTGCTGCGCTTTATCCAGGACAAGGAGTACGAGCGTGTGGGTGACCCGGTCACCCGACGCGCCGATGTGCGCATTCTGGCTGCCACCAACCTCAACCTCGAGGAGATGGTGCGCGAAAGCCGCTTCCGCGAAGACCTGCTGTACCGCCTGAACGTGATCACCTTGCACCTGCCGCCCCTGCGCGAGCGCAGCGAAGACATCCTGACCCTGGCCGATCGTTTTCTGGCCCGCTTCGTCAAGGAATACTCCCGGCCCGCCCGCGGCTTCAGCGACGAAGCCCGTGCAGCCCTGCTCAACTACCGCTGGCCTGGCAACATCCGTGAACTGCGCAACGTGGTCGAACGCGCCAGCATCATCTGCCCGCAGGAGCGCGTCGAGATCAGCCACCTGGGCATGGGCGAACAACCCGCCGGCAACGCACCTCGGGTTGGCGCAGCCTTGAGCCTGGATGAACTGGAACGCGCCCACATCGGTGCGGTGCTGGCTGCCAGCGATACCCTTGACCAGGCCGCCAAAACCCTGGGCATCGATGCCTCGACCCTGTATCGCAAACGTAAGCAGTACAACCTATGA
- a CDS encoding MlaD family protein → METRAHHVLIGLVTVLVVAGAMLFGLWLTKSSVDDAFKDYEVVFNEAVSGLSRGSPVQYNGIKVGDVSTLRLDPKDPRRVLARVRLSGDTPVKEDTQAKLTLAGVTGNSFIQLSGGTPHSPELKGKDGKLPVIIASPSPISRLLNDSSDLVTNINLLLHNANQMFSDDNIGHLSSTLANLDKTTSAFAGQNGGIAQAIEQLVQVGKQASATLAETQALMRNANGLLGSEGKQAIGNAGQAMQSLADSTATINQLLKNNSEAIGDGAQGLNQLTPAIRELRETLNALKGISRQLEADPSGYLLGRDNNKEFQP, encoded by the coding sequence ATGGAAACCCGAGCACATCATGTCCTCATTGGCCTGGTCACCGTCCTGGTGGTGGCCGGTGCCATGCTGTTCGGCCTGTGGCTGACCAAGTCCAGTGTCGACGATGCCTTCAAGGATTACGAAGTGGTGTTCAACGAAGCCGTCTCGGGCCTGTCCCGGGGTAGCCCGGTGCAGTACAACGGCATCAAGGTCGGCGACGTGTCGACCCTGCGCCTCGACCCCAAAGACCCGCGCCGCGTGCTCGCCCGCGTACGGCTGAGCGGCGATACACCGGTCAAGGAAGACACCCAGGCCAAGCTGACCCTGGCCGGGGTCACCGGCAACTCGTTCATCCAGCTCAGCGGCGGCACGCCCCACAGCCCGGAGCTCAAGGGCAAGGACGGCAAGTTGCCCGTGATCATCGCGTCGCCTTCGCCGATCTCACGCCTGCTCAACGACAGCAGCGACCTGGTGACCAACATCAACCTGCTGCTGCACAACGCCAACCAGATGTTCTCTGACGACAACATTGGCCACCTCAGCAGCACCCTGGCCAACCTCGACAAGACCACCAGTGCCTTCGCCGGCCAGAACGGCGGCATTGCCCAGGCCATCGAACAACTGGTGCAGGTTGGCAAACAGGCAAGCGCCACCCTGGCCGAAACCCAGGCACTGATGCGCAACGCCAACGGCCTGCTCGGCAGCGAAGGCAAGCAAGCCATCGGCAATGCCGGGCAGGCCATGCAGTCGCTGGCCGACAGCACGGCAACCATCAACCAGTTGCTCAAGAACAACAGTGAGGCCATTGGCGACGGTGCCCAGGGCCTGAACCAGCTAACCCCCGCAATCCGCGAGCTGCGCGAGACCCTCAACGCACTGAAGGGCATTTCCCGGCAACTGGAGGCCGACCCAAGCGGCTACCTGCTCGGCCGCGACAACAACAAGGAGTTCCAGCCATGA
- a CDS encoding DUF5924 family protein: MPPIPRFVQRVIELLKRYPGIIALGGFLSGIGSFILVDRQAGLASWVAVLMLVSWVWLMLENTLTGLFARTFNREIPQPLLRYATQMIHQETLFFVLPFFFITTTWNSGQLVFTGLLGAAGLISIVDPLYYKWLAPRRWLFLALHTLTLFAALLTALPIILHLTTAQSFKLALIIAMALSFPSLASSFPVNTWRRGVALVLVTLSVGAGGWLLRSWVPPATLWMTEVAVSTEVLNRQPGESLDEIAASRIKSSGLYAYTSINAPRGLNERIYHVWQKDGTEVDRIALDIHGGRKEGYRAWTHKQNFPPNPVGKWQVRVLTEDGQVIGVLRFKVVDDAAAK, encoded by the coding sequence ATGCCCCCAATTCCCCGCTTCGTCCAGCGCGTCATCGAACTGCTTAAACGCTACCCCGGCATCATTGCGCTTGGGGGTTTCCTCTCTGGCATCGGCAGCTTCATCCTGGTCGACCGCCAGGCCGGCCTGGCCAGCTGGGTAGCCGTCCTGATGCTGGTCAGTTGGGTCTGGCTGATGCTGGAAAACACCCTTACCGGCCTGTTCGCCCGCACCTTCAACCGCGAAATCCCGCAGCCCTTGCTGCGCTACGCGACGCAGATGATCCACCAGGAAACCCTGTTCTTCGTCCTGCCGTTCTTCTTCATCACCACCACCTGGAACAGCGGCCAGCTGGTGTTTACCGGCTTGCTGGGCGCTGCCGGGCTGATTTCGATCGTCGACCCGCTGTACTACAAGTGGCTGGCCCCACGGCGCTGGCTGTTCCTCGCGCTGCACACCCTGACGTTGTTCGCAGCATTGCTGACCGCGCTGCCAATCATTTTGCACCTGACCACCGCCCAGAGCTTCAAGCTGGCGTTGATCATCGCCATGGCCCTGTCCTTCCCAAGCCTGGCCAGCAGCTTCCCGGTGAATACCTGGCGGCGCGGCGTGGCCCTGGTGCTGGTGACGCTGTCGGTCGGGGCCGGAGGCTGGTTGCTCCGCTCCTGGGTACCACCGGCGACGCTGTGGATGACCGAAGTGGCCGTCAGTACCGAAGTGCTCAACCGCCAGCCCGGCGAGTCGCTGGACGAGATCGCTGCCAGCCGCATCAAGAGCAGCGGGTTGTATGCGTACACCTCGATCAATGCACCACGAGGCCTGAACGAGCGGATCTATCACGTGTGGCAAAAGGACGGCACGGAAGTCGACCGTATTGCCCTGGACATCCACGGTGGGCGCAAGGAAGGCTACCGCGCCTGGACCCACAAGCAGAACTTCCCGCCTAACCCGGTGGGCAAATGGCAGGTGAGGGTGCTGACCGAAGACGGGCAGGTGATTGGTGTGCTGCGCTTCAAGGTGGTCGACGACGCTGCGGCGAAGTGA
- a CDS encoding nucleoside recognition domain-containing protein has translation MLNGLWLGFFLVAAVSALAQWLIGGNAGIFAAMVESIFAMAKLSVEVMVLLFGTLTLWLGFLKIAEKAGIVEWLAKVLGPLFARLMPEVPKGHPALGLITMNFAANGLGLDNAATPIGLKAMRALQELNPSSTTASNAQILFLVLNASSLTLLPVTIFMYRAQQGAADPTMVFLPILLATSVSTLVGLLSVAVMQRLRLWDPVVLAYLIPGALLLGCFMAFLGTLSAAALSSLSSILGNLTLFGVIMLFLVIGALKRVKVYEAFVEGAKEGFDVAKNLLPYLVAMLVAVGVLRASGALELALDGIRHAVNWMGLDTRFVEGLPTALVKPFSGSAARAMLIETMQTQGVDSFPALVAATIQGSTETTFYVLAVYFGAVGIQRVRHAVGCALLAEFSGVVAAIFVCYWFFG, from the coding sequence ATGCTCAACGGCCTTTGGCTCGGCTTTTTCCTGGTGGCGGCCGTGTCCGCCCTGGCCCAATGGCTGATCGGCGGTAACGCCGGCATCTTCGCGGCGATGGTCGAGAGCATCTTTGCCATGGCCAAGCTGTCGGTGGAGGTGATGGTCCTGCTGTTCGGCACCCTGACCCTGTGGCTGGGCTTTCTGAAAATCGCCGAGAAGGCCGGCATCGTCGAATGGCTGGCCAAGGTGCTTGGCCCGCTGTTCGCCAGGCTGATGCCAGAGGTACCCAAGGGCCACCCTGCCCTGGGCCTGATCACCATGAACTTTGCCGCCAATGGCCTGGGCCTGGACAACGCGGCCACGCCGATCGGCCTGAAGGCCATGCGGGCGCTGCAGGAGCTGAACCCCAGCAGCACCACCGCGAGCAACGCGCAGATCCTGTTCCTGGTGCTTAATGCCTCGTCGCTGACCCTGTTGCCGGTGACCATCTTCATGTACCGCGCGCAACAAGGCGCGGCCGACCCGACGATGGTGTTCCTGCCGATCCTGCTGGCCACCAGCGTGTCGACCCTGGTCGGCCTGCTGTCGGTGGCCGTCATGCAGCGCCTGCGTTTGTGGGACCCGGTGGTACTGGCGTATCTGATCCCCGGTGCGCTGCTGTTGGGCTGCTTCATGGCCTTTCTCGGCACGTTGTCGGCGGCCGCGCTGTCGAGCCTGTCGTCGATCCTGGGCAACCTCACGCTGTTTGGCGTGATCATGCTGTTTCTGGTAATCGGCGCGCTGAAGCGGGTCAAGGTATACGAAGCCTTTGTCGAAGGGGCCAAGGAAGGCTTCGATGTGGCCAAGAACCTGCTGCCTTACCTTGTGGCCATGCTGGTGGCGGTGGGTGTGCTGCGCGCCTCGGGCGCCCTGGAGCTGGCGCTGGATGGCATTCGCCATGCGGTGAACTGGATGGGCCTGGATACACGCTTCGTCGAAGGCCTGCCCACCGCGCTGGTCAAGCCGTTCTCCGGCAGTGCCGCGCGGGCGATGTTGATCGAGACCATGCAGACGCAAGGCGTGGACAGCTTCCCGGCGCTGGTCGCAGCGACCATCCAGGGCAGTACCGAGACCACGTTCTATGTGCTGGCGGTGTACTTCGGTGCGGTGGGCATCCAGCGGGTGCGCCACGCGGTCGGTTGCGCACTGCTGGCGGAGTTCTCCGGGGTGGTCGCGGCGATCTTCGTCTGCTACTGGTTCTTCGGCTGA
- a CDS encoding BON domain-containing protein — protein MPFSPRLAVLAATLLPVLTPAFADPVQDARLEGSLQTALSLNRMLNPFRIDVEVDGQQARLTGEVENDVERQLAEHVALATRGIEQVDNQLKVNAQLVERPLELRAYAQRLEDATLAAVIRARLLWSRTTEKAPIEVQSSDGVVTLRGRVDSAEAKELAGVVARTTDGVHLVNNLVSLDTAAMAKARENPVGAPTGPQPSDSWIVDKIQNSFRFSRNLDGLNLKVASQEGLVRLSGEVVSSEQKTIAVEIARQIIGVRGVDADLLKVATKVEG, from the coding sequence ATGCCCTTTTCCCCACGACTGGCCGTGTTGGCGGCCACCTTGCTGCCGGTATTGACCCCGGCATTCGCTGACCCTGTGCAGGACGCCCGCCTGGAGGGCTCGCTGCAAACCGCGTTATCGCTCAACAGGATGCTCAACCCGTTTCGCATCGATGTCGAGGTGGACGGCCAGCAGGCGCGGCTGACCGGTGAGGTCGAGAACGATGTCGAGCGCCAGTTGGCCGAGCATGTCGCCCTGGCTACCCGCGGTATCGAACAGGTCGACAACCAGTTGAAGGTCAATGCCCAGCTGGTGGAGCGCCCGCTGGAACTGCGGGCTTATGCACAGCGGCTGGAAGATGCAACGTTGGCTGCCGTGATCAGGGCACGGCTGCTGTGGAGCCGCACGACCGAGAAAGCGCCTATCGAGGTGCAAAGCAGCGATGGCGTGGTGACGCTTCGCGGCAGGGTCGACAGCGCGGAGGCCAAGGAGCTGGCCGGGGTGGTGGCGCGAACCACCGACGGCGTGCACCTGGTCAACAACCTGGTCAGCCTGGATACCGCCGCCATGGCCAAGGCTCGCGAGAACCCGGTGGGTGCCCCGACCGGGCCGCAACCCAGCGATAGCTGGATCGTCGACAAGATCCAGAACAGCTTCCGTTTCAGCCGCAACCTCGATGGCCTGAACCTCAAGGTGGCCAGCCAAGAGGGCCTGGTACGGCTGTCGGGAGAGGTGGTCAGCAGCGAGCAGAAAACCATCGCCGTGGAGATCGCCCGGCAGATCATCGGCGTGCGCGGTGTGGACGCCGACCTGCTCAAGGTCGCGACCAAGGTCGAGGGCTGA